One Mycolicibacterium fallax genomic window, GGCGAACTTCACCACCTTGGCCCGGCCGGTGTAGCCGCGGGCCAGCCGCAGCGCGCTCATGGTGGCCTCGGTGCCGGAGTTGACCAGCCGCAGCCGCTGCACCGGCTCGACCCGGCCGATGATCTCGCGGGCCAGTTCGGACTCACTGGCCGTCGGCGCCCCGAAGGACAGCCCGTCGACGGCGGCCCGGGTGACGGCCGCCACGACCGCCGGGTGGGCGTGGCCCAGGATCATCGGGCCCCAGGAACACACCAGGTCGACGTAGTTGTTGCCGTCGGCGTCGGTCAGCCGGGCACCGCTGGCGGAGCTGATGAACCGCGGGGTGCCGCCGACCGACTGGAAGGCCCGGACCGGCGAGTTCACCCCGCCGGGGATCACCCGGGAGGCTTCGGCGAACAGGGCGGCCGACAGGTCGGTCTTGCTCATGCCGACCAGTCTCCCAGGAGCGCAGGTGGGCGCCTAATCGCGGCCCGGCTCGGCGTAGGTGACGACGATGACCTCGGCGGGCTCCGCGCCGACCCGGCGCAGCGCGTGCGGCGCGGCGGCGTCGAAGTAGGCGCAGTCACCGGCCTCCAGCGCGGTGACCCGGCCGTCGTGGTTCAACTCGACGCTGCCGCGGTGCACGAAGATGAATTCCTGCCCGGGGTGGGTGGCCTGGTCCAGGGTGGCGAACTGGCGGCCGGGCCGGACCAGGAACGGTGCCATCGCCTTGCCCAGCATGGTCGCGGCGATCGGGTGGCTGCGGCCGCCGGCGTGCTCGGCGGCGCGTTCGACGGTCAGCGACGCGGCGGCCGGGTCGTCGGTGAACAGCCGGGCGACGTCGACCTCGAGCGCCCGGGCGATCTTCATCGCCGCCGAGATCGACGGCGTGCTGCGGGCCCGCTCGACCTTGGACAGGTAGCTCTTGGTCAGGCCGGTGGCGGCGGCCAGGTCCGCCAGGGTCAGGGCCCGCTGCCGTCGCACGGTGCGCATCAGCGCCGTCATTGCCGGTTCCTCCGTTTTCCGCCGTCGGCGTCAGACTACCGGCCCAGAGGCAACTTCATTGACGATATGACACAGAGTGTCTTAGGGTGGGCTATCGCACCGAGAGGACGCCCGATGAGCACCTTCCACGACAGCAAGTCCGACCTGATGCGGCGCGCCCTGGACCGACTGTCCGGGCAGGTGGCCGACTCGACCCTGAGCACCCGGGCGAAGATCGCGCTGACCTGCCGGGCGCTGTTCGACGCCGGCCACGACTCCGGGCTGGCCGGGCAGATCACCGCCCGCGCCGAGCGGCCCGGCACCTATCACACCCAGCAGCTCGGGCTCGGTTTCGACGAGATCACCGAGGACAACCTGCTGCTGGTCGATGAGGACCTCAACGTGCTGGAGGGCACCGGGATGGCCAACCCGGCCAACCGTTTTCACTCCTGGATCTACCGGGCCCGTCCGGACGTCAACTGCATCGTGCACACCCACCCGTTCCACGTCGCGGCGCTGTCGATGCTGGAGGTCCCGCTGATCGTCTCGCACATGGACGTCACCCCGCTCTACGACGACTGCGCGTTCCTGGCGGACTGGCCCGGGGTGCCGGTCGGCAACGAGGAAGGCGAGATCATCACCGCCGCACTGGGCGACAAGAAGGCGATCCTGCTGGCGCACCACGGGCACGTCATCGCCGGCGCCAGCGTCGAGGAGGCCTGCTCGCTGGCGATCCTGATCGAGCGGGCCGCCAAACTGCAGCTGGCCGCGATGGCCGCCGGCACCGTCGCCGAGCTGCCGCCGGCGCTGGCCCGGGAGGCGCACGACTGGACGCTGACCCCCAAGCGCAGCCAGGCCAACTTCGCCTACTACGCCCGGCGCGCGCTGGCCCGGCACCCCGACGCGCTGTCGCACTGATCGATCCGCACCGACCGAGAGGACCCGCCCCCGTGAGCACCGAGATCCACGGCATCATCGCCTACCCCGTCACCCCGTTCGGCGCCGACGGCGGGATCGACACCGCCGCGCTGACCGGCCTGGTCGACACCCTGGTCAACACCGGGGCGCACGCCATCGCCCCGCTGGGCAGCACCGGGGAGGCCGCCTACCTCAGCGAGGACGAGTTCGACACCGTCGTCGAGGCCACCGTGGACGCGGTCGGCGGCCGGGTGCCGGTCATCGTCGGGGCCGGGGACCTGACCACCGCCAACACCATCCGCCGGGCCCGCAAGGCCGAGCAGGCCGGGGCCACCGCGGTGATGGTGCTGCCGGTGTCCTACTGGAAACTCAACGACCGGGAGATCGCCACCCACTACGCGGCGATCGGCGCGGCCATCGGCATCCCGATCATGGCCTACAACAACCCCGCGACCAGCGGCGTCGACATGTCTCCGGAGCTGCTGGTGCAGATGTTCGGCGACGTGGACAACCTCACCATGGTCAAGGAGTCCACCGGTGACCTGAACCGCATGCTGGCGCTCAGGGAACTCTCCGGCGGGCAGCTGCCGTACTACAACGGCAGCAACCCGCTGGTGCTCGACGCGCTGACGGCCGGTGCGACGGGCTGGTGCACGGCGGCGCCGAACCTGCGCCCGCAGCCGTGCCTGGACCTGTACGCGGCGGTGCGCGCCGGGGACACCGAGCGGGCCCGGGTGATCTACGACGAGCTGGCCCCGCTGCTGCGTTTCATCGTCGCCGGCGGGCTGCCCAGCACCGTCAAGGCCGGCCTGGAGCTGCTCGGCCGCGGCGTCGGGGATCCGCGCCGCCCGCTGCTGCCGCTGGACGACGCCGGCCGCGCCGAGTTGCGCGGGCTGCTGGGCTGAGCCGGCCGCGCCGAGTTGCGCGGGCTGCCGGGCTGAGCCGGTTCAGTCCGGCTCGCCGGCCCCCGGGGCCGCGCCGGCCTGGTGGGCGGTCAGCCAGCCCTGCCCGGCGCGGGCGGCCCGGGCCAGCGCGCCGTGCTCACCGAAGTAGCTCGCGATCCAGCCGATCCCGGGCAGCATCGCCGTCCACCGGTACCACCTGGTGGGCTGCGGACGCTTGCCCGCCTCCTCGAAGATCGCCCGCAGGATGCCGGCCAGCTGCCACATCGTCCGGGTCACCTGCACCGGCATCGAGGAGGTGATCGCGCTCAGCGGTTTCCAGCCGGTCGGCGGCGCCTGCGGCAATGGCTCTGGCCGGGGCGGCTCGGCCGGCTGGGCGCCGTCGGGCAGGGTGCCGTCGGGCAGGGTGCGCCGGCACAGCACCTCGGCGAGCAGCCGGACCTGCTGGGACTGATCGGTCACCCCGTACTCGCGGGCCACCGCGCACAGGATGACGGCCTGGTTGACGAACCCGGCGAGGTCGGCGACCGGCACAAAGCGGGCCAGCGCGCCGAACGCCCCGGGAGAGGCGACCACCAGGTTGTCCAGCGCGCCGACCCGGTTCACCCACCAGTGCACCCGCTCGTCGCGGTCCATCCGCTGCCAGGACGCGGTGCCGGGCAGATCGGCGGCGTCGAGCACCCGGGCACCGGCGTTGCGGGCCCGGTCGGCGCTGCTCGGCGCCCGGCCGGCCTTGGCGCGGCGCCGCCGCAGCCGGTACCTGCGGATGCGGTCGCGCAGCCGGCGCGGCGGCCGCAGCAGGCGGTGGGTGCGCCCACGCAGCCCGGTCGCGTCGGTCTCGGCCAGCAGGTCGAGCAGCGGATTGATCACCGCGACGGCGCGCCCCAAACCGTCGGCGACCTCGGCGTCACCGAGCGTGGCGCGCGGCTTCGGCAGGATTCCCATGGCGTTGATTGTGGCCCGCCGGCCAGTCCCCGGCGGCCGGTCCCCCGGCCCCGCCGCCAGCGGTCCCCCCGCCCCGCCGCCAGCGCTCACTCCGGTACACACTTCCGCGCGTGTCGCGTACCCCGTTGCGCGCTGGGCAAGAAGGGGCCCATCCCTCCGCCGCCAGCGCTCACTCCGGTACACATTTCCCCGCGCGCCGCGTACACCACTGCGCGCTGGGCCAGAAG contains:
- a CDS encoding helix-turn-helix domain-containing protein; protein product: MTALMRTVRRQRALTLADLAAATGLTKSYLSKVERARSTPSISAAMKIARALEVDVARLFTDDPAAASLTVERAAEHAGGRSHPIAATMLGKAMAPFLVRPGRQFATLDQATHPGQEFIFVHRGSVELNHDGRVTALEAGDCAYFDAAAPHALRRVGAEPAEVIVVTYAEPGRD
- a CDS encoding aldolase — its product is MSTFHDSKSDLMRRALDRLSGQVADSTLSTRAKIALTCRALFDAGHDSGLAGQITARAERPGTYHTQQLGLGFDEITEDNLLLVDEDLNVLEGTGMANPANRFHSWIYRARPDVNCIVHTHPFHVAALSMLEVPLIVSHMDVTPLYDDCAFLADWPGVPVGNEEGEIITAALGDKKAILLAHHGHVIAGASVEEACSLAILIERAAKLQLAAMAAGTVAELPPALAREAHDWTLTPKRSQANFAYYARRALARHPDALSH
- a CDS encoding dihydrodipicolinate synthase family protein; amino-acid sequence: MSTEIHGIIAYPVTPFGADGGIDTAALTGLVDTLVNTGAHAIAPLGSTGEAAYLSEDEFDTVVEATVDAVGGRVPVIVGAGDLTTANTIRRARKAEQAGATAVMVLPVSYWKLNDREIATHYAAIGAAIGIPIMAYNNPATSGVDMSPELLVQMFGDVDNLTMVKESTGDLNRMLALRELSGGQLPYYNGSNPLVLDALTAGATGWCTAAPNLRPQPCLDLYAAVRAGDTERARVIYDELAPLLRFIVAGGLPSTVKAGLELLGRGVGDPRRPLLPLDDAGRAELRGLLG